A stretch of DNA from Triticum dicoccoides isolate Atlit2015 ecotype Zavitan chromosome 2A, WEW_v2.0, whole genome shotgun sequence:
CTGTAAACACCATCATCATATTGCCAATGAAAAGGTGGTTGAATGAAGAGATGGACTAATCTCGAGTACAGTACAACCTTTCACAAATTTAGATTTAATCCTTATTAAAAATTCATCTAAAACTTACTAGGGGGAAGATAGACACCAATATGAGAATATGATTAGAAATGGAAAATACCAAGATCCGTCCAAAATACCATCGATTATACAATTAGTTAAAGACCCCAATATTATCGCTCTTCTGTAGACAATATCAATATATAGCCAACGAGAAGGCGGTTGAATCAAGAGATGGACTAATCTCAAGCATGAGCGTTCATTGTTTAGATTTAATCCTTACTAAAACCACATCAAAAATCATTAGTAGGAGGATAGAAAAGGCCAAGATCGGTCCACAAGTTTGTCAGTTACATAATTAGCCGAAGAGCAAATCTATCAACCTTCGGTTGACAATCTTTGCCAAGAACACAATACAAAGGGTGGTAAGCCATGTCTATACAAAAGCATAATTATGTTTCTGCAACACATATATGTTGGTTATTCTAAATGATAGTTCAAAAAATATGTAATCTAGCCGTTCGCGGGACGCACTGctggttactccctccgtccggaaaagcttgtcccaagcttgccttttaaatggatgtatctagtgctagatacattcatttgagagACAAGCTTTTTCAGACGGAGTAATACGTAGAATACAAATCCAGACCTGTGGAATCCGTTTGTCCTTCAGCATATGCTGGTGTATATACAAATAACAGAACACTGTCCAGGTAATCGAACAAATAAGAATGTGGCAACAGCAAACCAGCAGTATAGGTGTAGGGTGTATGTGCACAGATCCAAAACAACGAAAATAAGGGGATCACAATCCATGATACAGATGCAGCCTACAAGTTTCTATGTAATTCAGAATGTGTTTTTACAACCTTTCCTGTTCATCAACGGCACATAGTTTGAGTCACTCGATTGATTGTGCTTCTCTCTGCATCTCGCTGGGCACGTTTGGGATCAAGTTAGGTCATCCTCGTCCAAGGAATCCCCGTCGTCGTCTCCTACATCTTTCTTGATGGCCTGCAGGTCACCTGTTGGTAGCTTCCTTGCGAGCCGAATTACCTGCAGCGACCGACCACGTCAGTCCGAATGAAGACACGGGCACAATTAAAGTGAGATGGAACGGTCTTGTACTAGTTCGATAAGAAAATGAAACTTATCCTGAGATTACTGCTGAAGCACACAAGATTGGCACAGTTACAATGGTAGAATCTGAAGAATATATCTTAATTAAAAGGAACATTCTCAGTAACATGTCTAGCCTATGATGCCTCAGCACGATGCCCTCCCATGTACTGGTGCTAAGTATGCCACATAGGCAAAAAGCAGATGAGGCAATGTAATTGTGGAGGAGAGAAGACTTTGGTGTCCTCAGAAATAAACGAATCCAGGCACAAGGCCCTGTGTATATTTTGATCCCGTTCATATCCCCTTGTCCTTGTCCCCTTGCTACCGCTTGAGCTTGCACAAAAGAACCTACAGCTAACTAAATGAACCTTAGCGACAACAAACTAGGCACCTATGCATTGGGAGTTCAGTTCCCAGGCCTCCTCGCACACTAAGCACTTGCTCTAAGCACCTGTGCATTAGGAGAGTCCTTAGTTCACCATTCTAAGCACATGCACCATCATAGATCATCTTCTCATATAATCGATAGCCTTTTGACTAAGGATCTCAAAAGACATACCACATGGTCGAGGTGATTAATGGCACTTGATTGAGCAGCACGCTTGATTTCTTCAGCATCACCTTCCTCATAAGCAGACAACAGTTTCATTGCACATCGATTCTGGTCACTATTCAGGAAGCCTTGAACCCTGCAACACAGAAAAGGAGGAAAGGAAAGTGATTTAATACAACCAACATAACACAAAATATGTTACATGCCAAGGCAATACCAGTCTATCACCAACGCATAACTTACTCTGAGCAATCATTGTAGCATTTCTGAGCTTGTTGAAAATCATGTGCATAAAGGTAGATAATGATTGCACTCAGATAGGCCTGCACACATGGAACAACTCTGGATTAACACTTCTTTTTTTCAAAATCGTGATACCTCTTAACTGAACAAGACAGAATGAATATAGTTTCATTTTGCACATCAGTGTTTTATAAGGGATAAACTTCCAAGACCAGCTAGCATGCCATTATCTGTTAAGAAACTTTTCAGTTTTCACCGCATAATCTTTCTCGCTGCAAGAATTATCTTGCCGaaagaaggaaaaaaaacaaaGTTTCAGAATGTACACTATTCAGCAAACACATTTTGGTGAATACCAAGGTTTCCCTCAGAAACCTTGCAAAGTACAAATTTCTGAATAGCTAAGCACATTTTGTGTAAATATTACCTTGCATTGGCTGTTGACGGCATTGCACTTATCAGCAGCTGAACCAAGTCTTAAATGGAATGCAGCGGCATCCGAGTACCTGTCAGACATGGCCAAATATGAAATGACACATAAATCAGTACATAAACACGATTGCTAAGAATGCCAAGTGATGTATATATGCATAAATGTCAGAAAAAGATCAAGGACAACGTGTGAACTGAAGAATCCAACGATAAATAAGGATGCCACTAAAACTTCAAGAACATTTTAATCCACAAGTACATTCAGCAAACAGAACCATCAAAAGGTATGAGTGCAATAAGCTCTAATAATTCTAAGCAGAGCAATTATTCAGGGAAGGAGAAAAAAAAAGACCAAAACAAATAGGCAGGCACATACAGAAAAAAGGGCCTCCTGTGAATTTACTGAATAAAGGCGTGCAAGAAGGGAGCTGggtttgtcccaaaaaaagagactcAATCAAAACATACACAAATCCCAGAATAAGGATGTAAAAGCTCGTGGAATATAGCATCAACCAGTTTGGATTATTTTAGTAAACAAATGTAAGCCCTTGCCGATTTCCATAGTCTCTGCCTGCTTCTTTATGTTTGATGAACCAAACAGTATTCTTAGTTAAAGCAAAAATTGCAAGGATAGACCAAAAGACTGGGAATTAATCCCCAAGTACCGGAAAGAACAACTGTAGGAACCGAAATTGGTAAAGATACCACCTATCATTGCCCACCATTTGGTGTGTGTGTAGCTTACTCCAATTCTGTCGGTGTTTACTGGGGAGTGCTTATTCAAGTAGATATTGTATTACTCCCCTAGTGTTGCTCTCAAAGTTTTGGGATCGAGACTCCTTTTCTATCCTAAAATGTGCTTGCTCCAAAAGTAACAGCAAAGAACATAAGAGTAAATGAATTCAAGAAAATCATGCATGACACATGGCATGCCATGGATTTGTAGAAAGACATGCAAAAATGTAGTGTAATTGGCATGCACAAGCTGATCTGTGCAATCTTACTTCTCAAGCTTCACATATAAACTTGCAGCAGCACGGTACAAGTCAAAAGCCATCTGCTCCTTTCCATCTTCTTCTAGAAGTGTGCAAGCGTCATCATACAATTTAGTTGCTTCTTCTGGAGCTTTATCTTCCAAGGCACTGATATTATAATGATTAGACACATGAGCCTCGGAACGAATGATGATCGGATTGCTTTTGAATTACCTGGCACCCTTTGCAAGAGCATCAGAGGCAGGTTGCGATCTTCCACATTCACGGTAAAATTCTGATGCTCTGCGATAAAAGTCCGAAACTTCATTCCAGAGTCCAAGCTCCTTTGCTAAAGCACCAGCATTTTCCATATGCTTAGCAGCATCCCACGGTCTAGGGAATTAGTCAAGGGTA
This window harbors:
- the LOC119356485 gene encoding gamma-soluble NSF attachment protein-like, producing MASSSADPEKLMAKADKLTKLSFTRWNADWKSATALYEQAAIAYRFRKDNEKAKDAFEKASKGQEMISSPWDAAKHMENAGALAKELGLWNEVSDFYRRASEFYRECGRSQPASDALAKGASALEDKAPEEATKLYDDACTLLEEDGKEQMAFDLYRAAASLYVKLEKYSDAAAFHLRLGSAADKCNAVNSQCKAYLSAIIIYLYAHDFQQAQKCYNDCSEVQGFLNSDQNRCAMKLLSAYEEGDAEEIKRAAQSSAINHLDHVVIRLARKLPTGDLQAIKKDVGDDDGDSLDEDDLT